The following coding sequences are from one Gossypium hirsutum isolate 1008001.06 chromosome A12, Gossypium_hirsutum_v2.1, whole genome shotgun sequence window:
- the LOC107946880 gene encoding transcription factor bHLH137 has protein sequence MAAFSYVLDPNIFLQNMALTPKASCFMMDDGNLTSNCFSQYYSPELFHDSLFDPNNHETSCVDHCSKVVSQSDNEPSVDEKQSTGGGDSTVVDKLEQGEQVTQNVNPRNRKRKTRNGTTFKTKDAKEGKAKEKKKCNNGKKGEKKPPEEPPSGYIHVRARRGQATDSHSLAERVRRKKISERMKILQCLVPGCEKVTGKALMLDEIINYVQSLQNQVEFLSMKLASVSPMFYDFGVDLEALTVKPERVNSEASTTTPVLPCLQQCNPTQASAFVDSTTATFAPPNNYPFLGASHQDQTPILFSHPQDNGGVLWDVEDQRQKFLNSSGLNDNLCSFH, from the exons ATGGCAGCCTTTTCATATGTTCTTGACCCCAATATTTTCTTGCAAAACATGGCTCTCACCCCCAAAGCTTCTTGCTTTATGATGGATGATGGAAACTTAACCTCTAATTGTTTCTCTCAATATTACTCACCTGAGCTTTTCCACGACTCGCTGTTTGATCCTAACAACCATGAAACTAGCTGTGTTGATCACTGCTCCAAGGTTGTTTCTCAGAGTGATAACGAGCCATCGGTGGATGAGAAACAGAGCACCGGTGGTGGCGATTCCACTGTGGTAGATAAACTTGAACAGGGCGAGCAAGTCACTCAGAATGTGAATCCCAGAAACAGGAAACGGAAGACCAGAAACGGGACAACCTTCAAAACTAAG GATGCAAAAGAAGGGAAAGCCAAGGAGAAAAAGAAGTGCAATAATGGCAAGAAAGGTGAAAAGAAACCTCCTGAAGAGCCTCCCTCGGGCTACATTCATGTAAGAGCCAGGAGGGGCCAAGCAACCGACAGTCACAGTCTAGCTGAAAGG GTAAGAAGAAAGAAGATCAGTGAGAGGATGAAGATATTACAATGTCTGGTTCCAGGGTGTGAAAAG GTAactgggaaggcccttatgttggatgaaattatcaattatgTTCAGTCCTTACAAAATCAAGTAGAG TTTCTGTCAATGAAGCTTGCTTCTGTGAGTCCCATGTTCTATGACTTCGGAGTGGACCTGGAAGCCTTAACGGTGAAACCAGAG agagTGAACAGtgaagcatcaacaacaacaccaGTACTGCCATGTCTGCAACAATGCAACCCCACTCAAGCTTCAGCTTTTGTTGATTCAACAACCGCCACCTTTGCCCCACCTAATAACTATCCTTTTCTAGGTGCCTCACACCAAGACCAAACCCCCATTCTCTTCTCTCACCCCCAG GATAATGGAGGTGTATTGTGGGATGTGGAGGACCAAAGACAAAAATTTCTCAATTCATCTGGCCTCAACGACAACTTGTGTTCTTTCCATTAA
- the LOC107946881 gene encoding CCA-adding enzyme, with translation MAVSGLCFACKPHFSLRPPLFYCFRKIRFSSVAAIETLDESVIQGAHFSPAKNVNGEGSKLSQWKKLNSQDLGISTSNISKPTRKVLNGLKTKGYEVYLVGGCVRDLILKRTPKDFDIITTAELREVVKAFSRCEIIGRRFPICHVHMDDTIVEVSSFSTSARNFGRGLTYEIEKPAGSDKKDFVRWRNCLQRDFTINGLMFDPFARIIYDYMGGIEDIKKAKVRTVIPASTSFQEDGARILRAIRIAARLGFSFSRETAHFVKNLSCLILRLDKSRLLMEMNYMMAYGSAEASLRLLWKFGLLELLLPIQAAYFVRTGFRRRDKRSNMLLSLFSKLDRLLAPNRPCYSSLWVGILAFHKALSNKPRDPLVVAAFSLAVHNGGDIPEAINIAKNINKSHDGSFHELSEPQNLENLTLVNEVMDLAASVKSTLSEMTDEHFVSQAMSAYPQAPFSDLVFIPLALYLNVCKVFECVTMGAEKGFVAKQGSRIDYELLALGSLRETRHTFARVVFDTVYPLDRT, from the exons ATGGCGGTTTCAGGGCTATGCTTCGCCTGCAAGCCTCATTTCTCACTTCGTCCTCCTCTATTTTACTGCTTTCGCAAA ATTCGATTCAGTTCCGTCGCTGCAATCGAGACGCTTGATGAATCAGTAATTCAAGGCGCTCACTTTTCTCCTGCAAAAAATG TGAATGGAGAAGGAAGCAAATTGTCACAGTGGAAGAAGCTTAATTCTCAGGATCTTGGAATTAGCACTTCAAATATTTCCAAGCCAACAAGGAAAGTTCTTAATGGGCTCAAAACAAAAG GATATGAGGTTTACCTTGTAGGAGGTTGTGTTCGGGATCTTATTTTGAAGCGAACGCCTAAGGACTTCGATATTATTACTACAGCAGAACTCAGAGAG GTGGTGAAGGCATTTTCACGGTGTGAAATAATTGGAAGGCGGTTTCCTATATGCCATGTGCACATGGATGATACAATCGTGGAG GTTTCAAGTTTTAGCACATCTGCACGGAATTTTGGTAGGGGCCTAACCTATGAAATTGAAAAGCCTGCTGGCTCTGACAAGAAGGATTTTGTTCGTTGGAGAAATTGTTTACAGCGAGACTTCACAATTAATGG GTTAATGTTTGACCCATTTGCTAGGATAATTTATGACTACATGGGAGGAATTGAAGATATTAAAAAAGCTAAA GTACGAACTGTGATTCCCGCAAGTACCTCTTTTCAAGAGGATGGTG CTCGAATACTACGTGCGATAAGAATTGCTGCCCGGTTAGGCTTCAGTTTTTCTAGGGAAACAGCTCATTTTGTCAAAAATCTATCTTGTTTGATACTGAGACTGGATAAG TCAAGGCTTCTGATGGAAATGAACTACATGATGGCATATGGTTCTGCAGAAGCATCTTTAAGATTATTGTGGAAATTTGGGCTCCTAGAACTACTTTTGCCAATTCAG GCTGCCTATTTTGTTCGCACTGGTTTCCGGAGGCGTGATAAGAGATCTAATATGCTCTTG TCATTGTTTTCAAAATTGGATAGACTTCTGGCACCTAACAGACCATGCTACAGTAGTTTATG GGTTGGAATTCTAGCATTCCATAAAGCACTTTCAAACAAACCTAGAGATCCTTTGGTTGTTGCTGCATTTAGCCTTGCTGTCCACAATGGTGGAGATATACCGGAAGCGATAAATATTGCCAAGAACATCAACAAATCACATGATGGTAGCTTTCATGAGCTATCTGAACCACAGAATCTAGAGAATCTGACATTAGTAAATGAGGTTATGGATCTTGCTGCATCTGTTAAAAGCACTTTGAGTGAGATGACGGATGAACATTTTGTCTCTCAGGCAATGTCAGCATATCCTCAAGCCCCATTTTCAGACCTG GTATTTATACCATTGGCATTGTATTTGAATGTTTGCAAGGTCTTTGAGTGTGTGACAATGGGTGCGGAGAAGGGATTTGTAGCAAAGCAAGGTAGCCGGATTGACTATGAGTTGTTAGCATTAGGAAGCCTTAGGGAAACTCGACATACATTTGCTAGGGTTGTTTTTGATACGGTATACCCTCTTGATCGAACCTAA